A genomic region of Streptosporangium lutulentum contains the following coding sequences:
- a CDS encoding alpha/beta fold hydrolase has protein sequence MAPVIAGFDYRRVPVADGVLLNAAVAGEGSPIVLLHGFPQTHLMWRHVAADLAADHTVICPDLRGYGASDKPAETDGTTYSKRTMAADIVALARALGHERFALAGHDRGALVAFRAGLDHPETITHLASLDVLPTADMWEVMHGTTAAVGFHLYLMAQPPGLPEQMIAASADAFFGHFLDIWANDREAIPAEIRAAYLDASRAAVTSIVADYRASAGIDVDHDRADRAAGNRLRMPVTVLQQDWGAALGFDAAALWGAWAPDLRHVPVTFGHFMAEEAPADVAKALRDLLSR, from the coding sequence ATGGCGCCTGTCATCGCCGGCTTCGACTACCGGCGCGTCCCCGTCGCCGACGGCGTTCTCCTGAACGCGGCCGTCGCGGGGGAGGGGAGTCCGATCGTGCTGCTGCACGGCTTCCCCCAGACCCACCTGATGTGGCGGCACGTCGCCGCCGACCTGGCGGCCGATCACACCGTGATCTGCCCCGACCTGCGCGGTTACGGCGCCAGCGACAAGCCGGCCGAGACCGACGGCACCACCTACTCCAAGCGCACGATGGCCGCCGACATCGTCGCCCTGGCCCGCGCGCTGGGGCATGAGCGCTTCGCGCTGGCCGGGCACGACCGCGGTGCCCTGGTCGCCTTCCGCGCCGGCCTGGACCATCCCGAGACGATCACCCACCTGGCGAGCCTCGACGTGCTGCCCACGGCGGACATGTGGGAGGTGATGCACGGCACCACCGCCGCCGTCGGCTTCCACCTCTACCTGATGGCACAGCCTCCGGGCCTGCCCGAGCAGATGATCGCCGCCAGCGCGGACGCCTTCTTCGGTCACTTCCTCGACATCTGGGCCAATGATCGGGAGGCGATCCCCGCCGAGATCCGCGCCGCCTACCTGGACGCCTCCCGCGCGGCCGTCACCTCGATCGTGGCGGACTACCGCGCCTCCGCCGGCATCGACGTCGACCACGACCGGGCCGACCGCGCCGCCGGAAACCGGCTGCGGATGCCGGTCACCGTACTCCAGCAGGACTGGGGCGCGGCCCTCGGCTTCGACGCGGCGGCGCTGTGGGGCGCCTGGGCACCCGACCTGCGGCACGTCCCCGTCACCTTCGGCCACTTCATGGCCGAAGAGGCCCCCGCCGACGTCGCCAAGGCCCTTCGGGATCTCCTCTCCCGCTGA
- the abc-f gene encoding ribosomal protection-like ABC-F family protein: MSDAFVICSNLSFSWPDDTPVFQDLSFTVGGGRTGLVAPNGAGKSTLLKLIAGEYRPGGGTVSVRGVLGYLPQSLPLAGHLTVAEVLGIAPVIRALDAIESGDAREEHFTTIGNDWDIEERTRAQLDRLGLGDVLLTRRLSTLSGGQVVSLGLAAQLLKQPDVLLLDEPTNNLDLDARRTLYGVLEDWKGCLLLVSHDRALLDRMDRIAELDRGEVRSHGGNFSAYEEAVRAAREVAEKNIRNAEQEVKREKREMQQARERAERRAGNAARNLKNAGLPKIFAGTMKRGAQESAGKANETHAARVGDARARLDEAGRALRDEQRISLELPATNVPAGRVVFLGERMQVRYGERAIFAAEGADLAIRGPERIALTGPNGTGKSTLLRVIDGELTPEGGGTKRADGRVAYLSQRLDLLDPGRTVAENLTAFAPGMPEAERMNLLARFLFRGSRVHLPVEALSGGERLRATLACVLYAEPAPQLLLLDEPTNNLDLVSVGQLESALNAYEGAFVVVSHDERFLAEIGVNRWLRLSDGRLLETGAPDGD; this comes from the coding sequence ATGTCCGACGCGTTCGTCATCTGTTCCAACCTCTCCTTCTCCTGGCCTGACGACACCCCGGTCTTCCAGGACCTGTCCTTCACCGTGGGCGGCGGCCGTACGGGCCTTGTCGCCCCGAACGGCGCCGGTAAGAGCACCCTGCTCAAGCTGATCGCCGGCGAGTACCGGCCCGGCGGCGGGACCGTGTCCGTCAGAGGGGTGCTCGGCTACCTGCCGCAGAGCCTGCCCCTCGCCGGGCACCTGACCGTGGCCGAGGTCCTGGGAATCGCTCCGGTGATCAGGGCGCTGGACGCCATCGAGTCCGGAGACGCGCGCGAGGAGCACTTCACCACGATCGGCAACGACTGGGACATCGAGGAGCGCACTCGTGCCCAGCTGGACCGGCTCGGCCTCGGGGACGTCCTCCTCACCCGGCGCCTGAGCACTCTCAGCGGCGGCCAGGTCGTCTCCCTCGGCCTGGCGGCACAGCTGCTGAAGCAGCCCGACGTCCTGCTGCTCGACGAACCGACCAACAACCTCGATCTCGACGCGCGCCGCACGCTCTACGGCGTGCTCGAAGACTGGAAGGGCTGCCTGCTGCTGGTCAGCCACGACCGGGCACTGCTCGACCGGATGGACCGCATCGCCGAACTCGACCGGGGCGAGGTCCGGTCCCACGGCGGGAACTTCAGCGCCTACGAGGAGGCCGTGCGCGCCGCGCGGGAGGTCGCCGAGAAGAACATCCGCAACGCCGAGCAGGAGGTCAAGCGGGAGAAGCGGGAGATGCAGCAGGCCCGCGAGCGGGCCGAGCGCCGTGCCGGCAACGCCGCCCGCAATCTCAAGAACGCCGGCCTGCCGAAGATCTTCGCCGGGACGATGAAGCGGGGCGCCCAGGAGTCGGCGGGGAAGGCGAACGAGACCCACGCCGCACGGGTCGGCGACGCCAGGGCCCGGCTCGACGAGGCGGGCCGGGCCCTGCGCGACGAGCAGCGGATCTCGCTGGAGCTGCCCGCGACCAACGTCCCGGCCGGACGCGTGGTCTTCCTCGGGGAGCGGATGCAGGTCCGCTACGGTGAGCGGGCGATCTTCGCCGCGGAGGGCGCCGACCTGGCGATCCGCGGGCCCGAGCGGATCGCCCTGACCGGCCCCAACGGCACCGGAAAATCCACCCTGCTGCGTGTGATCGACGGCGAGCTGACGCCGGAGGGCGGCGGGACCAAGCGCGCCGACGGCCGGGTCGCCTACCTGTCCCAGCGGCTGGACCTGCTGGATCCGGGCCGTACCGTGGCGGAGAACCTGACCGCGTTCGCGCCCGGGATGCCGGAGGCGGAGCGGATGAACCTCCTCGCCCGCTTCCTGTTCCGGGGCTCCCGCGTTCACCTCCCGGTCGAAGCGCTGTCCGGCGGCGAGCGGCTGCGCGCCACCCTGGCCTGCGTCCTGTACGCCGAGCCGGCGCCCCAGCTGCTGCTGTTGGACGAGCCGACCAACAACCTCGACCTGGTCAGCGTCGGCCAGTTGGAGAGCGCGCTCAACGCCTACGAGGGCGCGTTCGTCGTGGTCAGCCACGACGAACGGTTCCTCGCGGAGATCGGGGTGAACCGCTGGCTGCGGCTCTCCGACGGCCGGCTGCTGGAGACGGGGGCGCCCGACGGGGACTGA
- a CDS encoding protein-tyrosine phosphatase family protein — MIVTWESGTPGVLRLPSGRLVRGRGLRRTPPPGPEPTFGLYLLGHRPPEVGWESRWLRWPDFWLPSDRAAAAEALREAWARAESERVEIACSGGRGRTGTALACLAVLDGVPAAEAVGYVRRHYARQAVETPWQRRFVSRFR, encoded by the coding sequence ATGATCGTCACCTGGGAATCCGGGACTCCGGGTGTTCTGCGACTGCCCTCGGGCCGGCTGGTACGCGGTCGGGGACTGCGCCGGACGCCGCCGCCGGGTCCGGAACCGACCTTCGGCCTCTACCTGCTGGGCCATCGGCCACCGGAGGTCGGGTGGGAGAGCAGGTGGCTGCGCTGGCCCGACTTCTGGTTGCCGTCGGACCGGGCCGCGGCCGCGGAGGCGCTGCGCGAGGCGTGGGCGCGCGCCGAATCCGAGCGGGTGGAGATCGCCTGCTCGGGTGGCCGGGGGCGGACCGGAACCGCGCTGGCCTGCCTGGCGGTGCTCGACGGGGTGCCCGCGGCGGAGGCGGTCGGCTATGTCCGGCGGCACTACGCCCGGCAGGCCGTGGAGACCCCCTGGCAACGCCGGTTCGTGAGCCGTTTCCGGTAG